The Paenibacillus sp. G2S3 region CCGGGGTTTCCAGGAGTGGATATTACAGGTATTGGTCTTCCGAAGCAAAGCAAAAGAGAATCCAGAAGAAACAGCAAGATGAGCAACTAAGAGAAGTCATTCTAAAAGCTTTTCATTTCAAAAGACGAAAGAAAGGTGCCCGATCCATCAAGATGACATTGGAGGGCCAGTTTAAGGTGATCTACAATTTGAAAAGGATTAGGAGGATTATGAAGAAATACAGCATTGTATGCCCCTTTAGGAGGGCCAATCCCTATAAACGGATGATGAAGGCTACTCAGGAGCATAGGGTCGTTCCTAACCTGCTGAACCGGGAGTTTAAGCAGAACATTCCAGGTAAGGTGTTACTGACGGATATCACTTATTTATTTTACGGATCGGGTAAAAAAGCCTATTTATCCACAATCAAAGATAGTTCAACCAATGAGATCTTGGCATATCACGTGTCAGATCGAATCACAATGGATCTTGCGACAGATACTCTCCTAAAGCTTAAGAAAAACCAAAGGTTTAAAAGAGCTGATGGTGCCTTCATTCACTCTGATCAGGGATCTCATTATACACATCCTTATTTTCAAAAAATGGTTAAGAAAATGAAATTGAAACAATCTATGTCTAGGCGGGGAAACTGCTGGGATAACGCCCCACAAGAATCTTTTTTTGGTCATTTTAAAGATCAAGCTTCCATTAAGCCTTGTTTGACTTTGATTGAGTTAAAACAGGAGATTAAGGATTACATGACCTACTATAACCACTACAGGTATCAATGGGATTTAAAAAAGATGACCCCTGTTCAATACAGAGATCATCTTCTTCAATCTGCCTAGACTTTTTTTAAATGTCCTTTACATAGGGTCAGTTTACTTTTTGGTTAGTCTTTTTTATGTTCAAAAATGTTTACTTGGCATTTGTTCGTACAACCATATTAGACCCAAGTGTGAACATGCCTTTTCGATCCACGAATTCAATATTTATAGGCTGTGCCATTTTCTCACTATATTTGAGCATTTCATCTTCAACCAGAATAGAAGCCGCAGAATCCTTCATCAGTGCTTGAAAAAGTGTACTCTCATCATCCAATTCTGTGCCAACCTCTCTTGAGGTGATCTGAGATAGAATCACTTTTCCATCCGAATGTACGGTTACCTCCGGTATCGCCGTGCTGCTAACTTCTTCGCGATCACAAACGGTCAATACAAGCAAAAATACAAAACTTAGAGCTGCGATGTAGATTTTTTTCGAAAAAACACCTCTTTTATCCTATTATTAAACGAATCTGATGTAATATATTCGATCCCTAATACGACCAAAGCCCGTCTTTTTCATTCGTTCACTACCAATCCTCTTAATAAATGTACCATTAATTAACAATGATGGCGAGGTGTGTGTAATAAATGAGGTTTAGTTCTCATTTCAATAGAGAAGATATGCTTATTTTGAGTATCGGCAGCCCGATAAAAGCAGCATATCGTTCAGCAGCTTTAAACACAGCTTCTTCAGCATTTCCAAGCTCTCCAAAAGGATGAATGACAATCTCAATCCCTTTTTTCTTAATCGTACGTTTCCATGTACCTACAACCTGGCCACCTACAACAATCATCGGCAGAAAAATACCGTTGTTCCCAGGAACAATCAAAGGCGCTGTCTCAGGGTCAAGCACAGCACTCCGGTCTTTATATCCAAGGATATACTCATCAAAACCCGGAAGTAAATAAACACCCGAGTCTTCATCCCAAGGAGTTAGTCGATGGGTAGGCATCCAATACTCGCTACCCTCTATATCCTCCGAATGAAGTTCATTTTTCACAAATTCTAGCCCTCGTCTAGCATCTGTAAGGGTTATGCCTGCCCACCAAGCAAAGTCCTGAACGGTCGCCCATCCACGAGCTGTGAAATACCGCAATGCGAGTTCTTGCAACGATTTTTCGTAAGATAGCTCTCGGCAATCCGGAACCCATTCCTCTAACAATACAATCGTTTGCTGTTTACCATTCATCGGACCAAAACAAATCAGTCCTTGATAGGCACTATTCCAGAGCATATGATAACCGCGCTGATTCCCAGTGTGGATACCTTCCTCTTCTATTAACTGAAGCAGAGCAGAACGATCCAATTGCTTTCCGCCTTTTAAAGCTGCCACTATAATTTCTCTACAGCGCTCCAGTGTTTGATCATCTAATCCAAGCTCCGCCATTCGCCGCTTCGTTTGTGATACTAAACGCGGTGCAGATAATTGAAGCATCCACTTCACATCTTCTGCTGGGATGAAATGAAGCGTACCTCGTAGCGTCCAGGTTAGAATGATTTTACGGTCAACAATAGCACGCTCTATAACAGCTAATTTCGTGCCTGGAGAACGTAGTCCTATAGCCCATACCGCCTGCATATAGTCTTGCGCTTGTATAGCGCCTAATTTTTTTACGACCTGCTCTGGTGTGTGATATACAGAGCCCGCAATCATTTGATTATACAACCTGCCATTAGCAATAATGTTATTCGTCACAACTCTCCTCCTTTAAAAAAAAATGAATCCTTACACTACACACTTCCCAACATTGAATACGATGTTCAATTCATGCTCATACCTATGTCGATACTACTATTCATTCTATTGAACTACGAGATTAACGCTCTAATCAATACATATTTCGTACTGCCTTAAATAATCTAATATACTTCTATGCATTCGCATATGGCATCCAAATGCATAGAATATGAACTCCGAACTCCATTCCATTGCATAATGTGCAATAGAAAGTCTTATACAGACCTCAAAAAAAGAGTTCTGTTGCACTTCGTGCATTAGATTTTAGTAAAAATCTTAGAAAAAGAGTTTAAACCTACTTTTAATTGTAAAAAATGCAACAGAATTCAGATCCCCTTTCTTTTGGATCCATTCTGTTGCATGAAATACAACATAAGGGTTGAATTCCCCTTCTATATTCAGGCTGAAGGTATTTTTTTTAACAGAGCCCTTCTTTTTAAAAGAAGAACGCTGCTTCTTCCTCTTTCTTTACGAACTGCATTGCTTTAGTAGTATTCACCAATTCGTTAGCTAGTCGATTCAGTCTAAAAACAATATCATCATCCACAATTACTTTCCGGTCATATTGTTTCTCTTCAATAAAAACATACTTAGGAACCACCACCGCTCTCATATAAGAGAGAATCGGTTTCAGTTGTTGTTCTGCCACTAAATAATGTTTTGATGAACCGGCAGTTACCACAATTCCGATAACTTTATCCTTAAACCCATTAACCGGGAGTAAATCAAATAGGTTCTTTAGTGTTCCCGGAATCGAAGCTTGAAAAACAGGTGTTCCGATAATATACGCATCGGCCTCCATAATTTTCTCCAGAACGACTTTGGTATCGCCGGTATAATCCATGAAGCTACGTCCATCACTAAACTCTAGCTTATAATCACCTAGATCGATGAGTTCTACTTCGAAATCCGGATGCTTTTCTATAATACTATTAAGTGCTTGCTGTACGGCTATTCTAGTCTTCGATCCAACAATCGATCCTGATATCCCAATGATCTTCATAATAACCCCTCCTTCTTATTTCTTAGCTGTTGCGCGTCTTACGGCTGGTGCTACTTCAGATGCGAACAGGTCAATCATTTGTTCCACTTGAGCATAAGGTAACCCACCAACATCAATCTGAGCTAGAAAACGATTATGACCGTACATCTCATGTTGATAGAGGATCTTCTCTACAATTTGTTGCGGGCTGCCCACGAGCAGCGCATTTCTCACACTCATCGCTTCCGCAAATTGTTCTTTCGGATAGTAAGACCCACGAAGCTCTTTCATCAAGTGATTGATATATGGATAATAGTCGCGGAATGCTTTTTGTGAGTCCGGATCAATATACATTAGAGAAGTTGTGCTGATGGGAAGGGCATCTGGATTAAATCCTGACTCTGCAGCAACCATACGATACGCGTCTACAGAACCTTTAAAGGCAGATGACGGTCCACCAAGGGTGGTCAGCATCATCGGGATCCCCATTCTTCCCGCCTTAATTGCACTTGCTGGAGGTCCCCCAACCGCTCGCCAAATTGGCAACTTTCCATTTAAGGGCTTAGGGAAGATTTCCATATCATTTAATGCAGGACGGAATTTCCCTTCCCACGTAATACGATCGGACTCATTTATTTTCATGAGCAATTCAATTTTCTCTTCGAACAATTCTTCATAATCTCTTACGTCGTAACCAAAAAGTTCGTAAGCACCGAGACGCGATCCACGCCCAGCAACAATCTCTGCTCTACCGCCTGATAACAAATCCAATGTTGCGAAGTCCTCATATACACGTACAGGATCTGCTGTACTTAGCACAGTTGCTGAACTGACAAGCTTTATACGTTCGGTTGCATTTGCAATGGCTCCAAGGACAACCGAGGCTGCTGAGGTAATGAATTTCGGTTGATGACTCTCGCCTACTCCAAATACATCTAATCCAGCATCCTCAGCTAATTTGGCAGCAGCTACGATCTCTTGAATCCGTTGTTGTTCACTAATTGCTTTTCCTGTTAAGGCGTCTGTGGTGTGATCACCTAACGTGTATAAACCTAGCTCCAACCCTTTTTTCTCATCGATTCTATATTGTTCCATCATGATTATGTCCTCTTTTCATAGTTGTATTAGGTTTAGCGGATAGGATGAAGCTTCGATTCAATCTCTTCACGACGTTCTTCCAGAAATGAAGGTAAGGTCAAATTCTCTCCTAGCGCGTCAAAAGTTTCATCAATCTCAAATCCTGGTCCATCTGTAGCAAGCTCAAAAAGAATATGGTTCGGATCCCGGAAATACAAGGAATGGAAGTAATAACGATCAATGACCCCTGTATTCTTAAAGCCTGCAGCAGTGATTTTGGCGGCCCATTCGGTTAGTTCTTCAACATCCTTCACTCTTATAGCCACATGATGGATGCTCCCTCTACCTGGTCTCTCCCGATCTTTGTCATTTACTTCTTTGAGCTGGAGCTCGGTGTATAAACCACCCTTACCCGTTTCATATATATCTACCATAACCTTCGGATCACCCATCGATGGTACTGTCCGAACTTGTGTATAGCCTAAGATATCTTCCAAAACCGCCTTTGTGCCGCTTGCCTCACGAACAGTCAATTCGACGGGTCCTAACCCAACGATGGCATACTTTGGCGGGATGTCTTCTGTAATCCATGGCTCAACTAGCTCTATTCCGTTATCTTTTTCAGCCGATACTAAATGGACCGTCAATTCATCTCTATCATAAAAAGTAAGCGACTTACGTTCCCCGATACTTACAATGGCTTCATGAGGAACTTCAAAAGAATCTAATCGACTAGCCCAATATGACAAGGCTTCATCGCTAGGAACAAGAAGGGAGAAAGAACTAATACTATTTGTCCCTTTGCGAGTCTGACCTGCATTTGGCATTTCAAAAAAAGATACCTCGGTGCCAGGGGCGCCATTACGATTTCCATAGAATAGATGGTACATGGATGGATCATCTTGATTGACCGTTTTCTTTACAAGTCTCAGTCCCAGGACCTCTGTATAAAACCATAAGTTTTGTTTAGCGTCCTTAGTAAGCATAGACACATGATGTTGCCCGGTTATTAGTTGTTGTTTCATTTTAAAAACCTCCTAAATGAGTTTTGTTAGTTTTAAGTTTACTAGTATACTGATAAGAAAAAAAGTAAGCTTTATTATCAATAAAGCTCTGGCGTACTACTGAACACCTCGCGGGAGTCGATTCTCATCTTTACTATGCCGATGAATCTTCTTAAGCATGCTGTAAAACACTTTCTTTTCCTCGTCAGTCAATGGGTCGAATAACGAAGCCTGGAAATCGGACTGCAAAGGCAACACCTTCTCAATAAGAGTCTGGCCTTTTTCCGTTAAAGTAATGTACTTCACTTTCCAATCCTGTTTGCGTTCAATTAATTCTTCTTTTTCTAATCGACCTAACATATGCGATACTCCGCCTTTGGTAATGGTTAGGTGTTCTGCAATTTCCATCTGTGATACAGGCTGATGTATTAATATTTGTACCAAGGTATCGAATTGATTAACTGTTAAGTCAAATTGCTTCAAGAACTCATTGGAAAGATCGTTACTATTCTCATATATCCTTACTAGTCGCAACCAGATCAATAAGCTTAATTGGTTATCTTCGGTGAATCCATTGTTTCTCATTTGGTCACGTCCATCGTTTGTTTATTTTGTTTGTATTTGATTTGTTAACATGAGTATACTAGTAAACTGATATGAAGTCAAGCTCAGTAGGAATCCTACCTGCTTGCCAAATACCAGTTCGGAATACAGGTTTAGTTTGACAGCACAAATAGAAATTTTTTTCTTGTTTTTCTTAGAAGATCATTTTATTTCAATTGCTGTCGTAACAACAATAGTGTATGATACATAGTATAGATCGAATACTGTATGACACACAGCAAGTATAAACGCCTTCGTCGTTCATTCTAGAACGGCAAGCATTTAAACGAGAAATATAATGAGGTGGGTGAATGAGTACTTTATTAAACTCCTTAATTACAGAGCTTAGAAGAGGTACGTTAACGCTAGCTGTTTTAAGTCAATTACGAACACCCCAGTATGGATATTCGCTCGTTCAATTGTTGGAAGATTCCAGCATTACCATTGATCAAAGCACCCTATATCCATTACTTCGCCGATTAGAGAAACAGGAATTAGTGACGAGCAGCTGGGATACATCCGAGAGCAGACCCCGTAAGTATTATGTTCTAAGTGACTATGGCGTAGAAATTTTTTTGCAGCTAAAGGAAGAATGGCTTAAGAATTCGAAAGAACTCTACGGCCTATTACAAGGGGAGGATGACCATGAAGCTGATTGAGATTTACATTCATGAAGTTACTCGGAGGTTACCGGAACAAAATCGGGAAGACATCGCATTAGAATTACGATCAACCATCGAGGATATGTTACCGGACGATTATGACGAAAAAGAGGTTAAGGCCGTCCTTGCAAAATTGGGCAATCCCGCTATTTTAGCTAGTGAGTATCGCGATCAGCCCATGTATCTCATCGGCCCACGCTATTTCGATTTATATGTTACGTTATTAAAAATGATTATACCGATCGCTGTAGTTGTTTCTTTAATCGCTCTGGTTGCTGATTACTTGATTGGCTATAGCGGCGATAAAACAGTTGCGGATATTGTTACTACTGTTATAAGTACAGGAATTGGAACCATCCTTGAAGTAGGAATCCAAGTCTTTTTTTGGCTAACTGTTGTTTTCGCTATTATTGAACGAGCAGATAAAGGAAAGGATGGTCATCCACTTACTACAAAGTTAAGTAAATGGTCACCCGATGATTTGAAGGATATCGCGCTTGTCCATAAGAAAAAAGCAATTACAAGCTTCGAAGTGTTCGGAAGTTTACTGTGGATTGCCATTTGGGCTACTGTTTATTTTAATGCTGAACACCTGATCAGAGTCTATAGAGGGGGTGAAGGGGCGCTTGACTTCGTAGCCCCAGCTTTTAATCAGCATGTGTTACTTGATTATTGGCCTATTATTCTTATTGTGATCGGATTAGAAGTAGCATTAACTATATATAAATTAATCAAAAGACAGTGGACTAGAGGATTAGCATTATGTAATACGGCCCTCGAGCTCATTGTGCTCATTGTGTTCGCTGTTATCCTAATGAATCCGAATGTACTTAACCAAGAATTCATCAACTACATGTCTAATTTATTAACCACTACAGCTAATCAATTTGAAACGGGGCTAGTAGGTGGGGGAATTGCTTGCTTGATTTTAGTTGCGGTTCTCAATATATACGAAGGCTACCGCAAGTCTCGCCTTTAGTATGCACAGAACGGCGATTCTCTTGTTATTTGGAGAATCGCCGCTTTGTATTCTGATTCGTTGGCTGCCTGCTTCAACAGCTTTCACAGTGTCAGTCAGCACCCTCTAAGTGTTACGGACCCAGAGGACGTTATTTGCGAATTCCCAGCCTTTTAAACAGAGTTTTGGACTCCAGCGCAGCTATTCTCTTGAAAGAGGTTCATAAATGTGTTTTTCATACCAATAGTGTCTATACGATCCGTTAACATCCCAACAATGCAATAATACTGCGATTAGGGTCATCTGTGTCCGATTGGTGCTTTGTATATATCGTAATCGTTATCGAATCAAATAAAAAAAATAGAGTGCCCCAGCAGCCATTCATGACTTATGGGACACTCTATCTGGTTTAATTAAAGAAGCTCAAGCTCAATAACCGTATCCATCTCGTCGGGAAGCTTAGCCCCCTTTAATGTAATAAACGCTCCACCGTTGACATCCGAATATTCCTCAGCCATCCATGGTGCTTCTACCTTCAATTCCGTGCCATCTCGTAGTAATCTAGCCTTCTTAATCTTCCCCTTCAAGCCTTGGAAATAGATCGGACCAATACCACGATCATAGACGTGTGCATACAACTTGTTCCCCTTTTGCGTATAACGGCCCCACTCTGGCTTAGCAAGCAATGAGCTGCCGCAGCCATAAATACTGTCACCATTCAGACGCATCCATTCGCCTACTTCATCAAGGATGACAAGTGATTCTCGGGTCATTTCACCTTTGGCATCTGGACCAACGTTAAGGAGCAGGTTACCGTTCTTGCTGATACATTCGACCATTGAGCGAATGACCTGCTGGGTTGATTTATAATTTTTATCTTCGGAATGGTAACCCCAGTTATCGTTAAGCGTAATGCATGCTTCCCATGGAATGGACTGACCATTCACGTCAACAATGCCACCGGGAGGAATGATCTGTTCTGGGGAGAAGAAATCCCCAGCATATTCTTCTGGCTCGGCCGCGCGGATATTCCCCCCTAAACGATTGTCGATAATAATATCCGGCTGGATAGAGCGAATCATACGGATTAGCTCCGTTGCTTTCCATTTTTCGCCGGTCATATTGTCGTAGGAGAAGTCAAACCACATGATGTCGATTTTTCCGTAATTCGTCAATAGCTCCTTCACTTGTCCATGCATATACTCCAAGTATCGATCAAAATCAATCGGCTTGTCTTTCGCCGCTTCATTGTCCCGATCCGGATGCGCTTTATCACCATATCCAGGGTAATCATCATGATCCCAATCAATAATAGAGTAGTACAGACCTACAGCAATGCCTTCAGCCCGGAAAGCGTCTACATATTCTCGAACGAGATCACGTCCAGCAGGCGTGTTGGTCGCCTTGAAGTCTGTTAGCTTACTATCGAACAAACAGAATCCGTCGTGGTGTTTAGTCGTAAGAACCGCATACTTCTGCCCTGCTGCTTTTGCTGCGCTGGCCCACTTCTTCGGGTCATATCGAGATGCGTCAAATTCATCGAAATACGTCATATAATGCTCTCTACTCATTCGCTCGTTCCCACGTATCCACTCACCTCGTGCTGGAATGGAATATAATCCCCAATGAATGAACATACCGAATCTATCCTGCAAGAACCATCTCGTTCTTTCTTCTCTTGTACTCATCTCTTCAGCCCCTCTGTTTTCGATAGCTTTGATAAATAGATAACCTAGCCTAGGGCGGTATGAAATAGTGCCGCAGCGCCTATAAGACCTACATCATCCCTCAGACCTGCTGATTCAATAGTATAAGTTCCTTTATACGGCTTCATGACAAGTTCCTCTGTTTTCTCTCTCAGCGCCGGGAACAGTAGTTCACCAGCTTTGCTTACGCCTCCACCAATTACAATGCGATCAGGATTAAACGTATGTACCGCGTTAGCTAATCCAATCGCCATATAATGAATCGTTCGCTCAATCACCTCGACAGCCACCGGATCTTTTAATGCCATCGCTTCGAAAACGTGTCGAGAATTAATCTTTTCACCACTTCTACTAGCCAGCTCCGTAATCATCGACGTTCTGCTCTCCATACTCCGCAGTGCCATGTCCCGAATCGCTGTACCCGAAGCAAACACTTCCCAGCATCCATATCTGCCACAGCTACATTCCGTACCGTTCGGGTCAATAATATTATGACCTAGCTCTCCTGCAAATGAGTTCGTGCCGAGCAGTAGCTCACCATCCATGACAATTCCAGCTCCAATTCCAGTGCTGAAGGTAACATACACCATGTTGTTCGAGCCTTTGCCAGCACCCCTTACATACTCGCCCCAGGCCGCAGCGTTCGCATCGTTTACCACTTTCACTTCTATGCCAAGTTCTGACTCCATCCAATGCTTCAGTGGTACATTATCCCATTCAGGAAGATTAGTACCGTGAATTACGATTCCATCCTGGCTATTCACAGCTCCAGGAGAAGCAAGTCCAACCCCAATCAGCGGTCGTCCTTCGGATACTGAGCGGATCATTCCGATCATACGCTGCACCACCTCTTCAGCGGTGCTCGCGCCGGCTGTCTCCATTAATTCCCGATTCAACACGGTACCCTTTGAATCGAATAATGCTGCGGCAATTTTTGTACCGCCTAAATCAATTCCTACTACGTAACTTTCTACCTTATGCATAACCATTCACCTTTTCACCATCAAATATTAGCTATTAGAATGAACATCATCAGCTAACGCCCGTAGGGCTACTGGATCGATTGGCGACAAAGCGTCTTTGCCATAACGAACAGCCGATCCAAAATGTACTTCTGTGACTCCAGTCTGTTGAATAAAGGATGTAATACCTTCTGGCTTCAGGCCGCTTCCAGCCAATATACTTATCGAACTGCCTCTTGATTCCTCTACTAGCTTTCGCATAGCGGGAATAGCTTCAGGTGCTGGACCTGGTCCAGCAGAAGTAAGAATACGTGTAATTTGCGGATAATTACAAAGCGTTCGATAACCTGAAATTTGATCCTCCAGCTCATCAAAAGCACGATGGAAGGTTACTTGAAGGCCATCTGTCAACGGCAATAATGTTTCAAGCGCACGCTCATCGATCTTTTTTTCCGGTGTTAACGCGCCAAGAACCACTCCCGAAGCACCGCTGGCTGCAATCTGCCTGATCTCTGCAGCCATGGTCAAAATATCATACTTGGAATAGTTAAATGATCGACTGTGCGGACGGACCATTACGAAGACAGGAATACTAACCGATTTGGCCACCTGCTCCACCAACCCTATGCCTGGTGTTAATCCGCCTTCGGTAATGGCAGTAATGAGCTCCAGGCGATCTGCACCATTCGCCTCAGCCGTCATAGCATCATCCATACATGTAGCGATGACTTCCAATCTCATGACTTTCCCCCACTCCTCCAGTTGTTATTGATGTACTTGCTTCATTGCATAATCAGCTAGCAGGCGTGCACCATATCCCGTCGCTCCAGCTTCTGAGTACCCCACATCCTGCTTGTACTGTACCGTACCAGCCATATCAATATGAACCCAGCTCATCGATTCTGCTACAAAACGCCGAATAAATAGGGCTGCTGTAATCGCACCTGCAAAGGGGGAAGTACTCACATTTCGCAGATCCGCGTAATTACTTCGTAGATCTGCTTCGTATTCATCCATTAGCGGCATGGGCCACAATCGTTCTCCATTGCGCTCACCGATCTCAACCAGACTCTGCGTTATATCTGCATCGCCCCATATGCCTGCGATGCCTAATCCCAGCGCCGCACCAACATTTCCAGTTAAGGTAGCGATATCGATAGCTTGGTTTGCTCCAATATTCGCGGCATGAATAAGCGCATCCGCTATGATAAGTCGACCCTCGCCATCCGTATTCGCAACCTGAACGGTTAGCCCGTTAGGGTAGCGGATAACAGACGAAGGCAACATCGCCTCAGCATCTGGTACATTATCAACGACCGGAATGAGTGCGGTCACATTTACATTGGCACGCTTCCGTACCAAAATATCCATAGCCCCAATCACAGCAGCCGCACCGCCCATATCCATGCGTGCATCGCTAATATCACTGGCCGTCTTCACATTCATGCCACCTAAGTCAAAGGTTACACCTTTACCTACCAATGCTAGCATCGGTAATTCCGGGTTGCTCTCGTAACGGATTTCAACTAAGGCTGGAGCATGCTTACTTCCTGCTCCAACTGCGAGCAATCCATTCATCTGAAGATCCACAAGCTCCTGTCCTCGATAGATATGAACTTTCAGTGCCGGATCATCTCGGTCGAAAAATTCAGCCATCCATTCCGCGAAACGATCTGGGTTCAATGTTCCGGGCACCTCATTTACAAGATCCCGTGCGACTACTGCTCCTTCCGCGCGTATCTGTGCAGAAACCCGCACAGCTTCCAAATCAATCGAAGACAGCTCAGGCCAATCTATCGACTGAAGCTGTAAATCAACAGAGCCCTCGACCTTGGTAGTTCCGCGATAAGTTTGGAAACGGTACAAACCGAGAATCCAGCCTTCCATCCAAGCTTGTAATTCACCAGCAGCAGAAATTTCAATCTTCCTATCTACAGCCTCGGATGTTAGGCGAACAAATGAAGCACTGCTACGACCTTCCTTCAAAATTGCACGCGCAGCAGCTCCACCTGCTCGGCGAATCTTCTCAA contains the following coding sequences:
- a CDS encoding leucyl aminopeptidase family protein: MNILFDSANVADTIIYLAYDEESFPFKLGAAHKQSSSVTWLHARSEEESDVLAVGMGKRKDITLEKIRRAGGAAARAILKEGRSSASFVRLTSEAVDRKIEISAAGELQAWMEGWILGLYRFQTYRGTTKVEGSVDLQLQSIDWPELSSIDLEAVRVSAQIRAEGAVVARDLVNEVPGTLNPDRFAEWMAEFFDRDDPALKVHIYRGQELVDLQMNGLLAVGAGSKHAPALVEIRYESNPELPMLALVGKGVTFDLGGMNVKTASDISDARMDMGGAAAVIGAMDILVRKRANVNVTALIPVVDNVPDAEAMLPSSVIRYPNGLTVQVANTDGEGRLIIADALIHAANIGANQAIDIATLTGNVGAALGLGIAGIWGDADITQSLVEIGERNGERLWPMPLMDEYEADLRSNYADLRNVSTSPFAGAITAALFIRRFVAESMSWVHIDMAGTVQYKQDVGYSEAGATGYGARLLADYAMKQVHQ